Proteins found in one Chromatiales bacterium genomic segment:
- a CDS encoding ParM/StbA family protein has protein sequence MMTESNTVSPIQVGLDDGYAFTKVALPDGRLIAIPSRARVGKSGVTWIDNGRQRIFEYETEGAMYAVGAVDGAPTHFEGYPTSGLNRVIVQHALQEAGLSGRSIHAVSGLPVSAFYKKNGEQRRDTIERKRLSLKQAVQPKSERLPAAIAFHEVIPEALAAWYDYVIVTQANDVILDEARLSVPIAIVDIGGRTTDYVVVKDQGVVHASSGSLQGGMLDVKQQVANGIQERFDLENVGEQLVSSAVERGVVRLHGKDHDVAALVDAAKRELVERLYAESRRQLGLGVELDRIVFVGGGTVALVEHIADWFPNQAIAEHPAFANARGMLKYLQYVCEESDVA, from the coding sequence ATGATGACAGAATCCAATACGGTGTCGCCCATCCAAGTCGGTCTCGATGACGGGTATGCCTTTACGAAGGTGGCCCTGCCGGATGGCAGGCTGATCGCCATTCCCTCGCGGGCCAGGGTCGGCAAGTCCGGCGTCACTTGGATCGATAACGGCCGGCAGCGCATCTTCGAGTACGAAACCGAAGGGGCGATGTATGCGGTGGGCGCCGTCGACGGTGCGCCCACGCATTTCGAGGGCTATCCCACCTCGGGACTGAACCGCGTCATCGTACAGCATGCCCTCCAGGAAGCCGGGCTGTCCGGCCGCTCCATTCATGCGGTCTCCGGACTCCCCGTCAGCGCCTTCTACAAGAAGAACGGTGAGCAGCGTCGCGACACCATCGAGAGGAAGCGCCTCAGCTTGAAGCAGGCGGTGCAACCGAAGTCGGAGCGGCTGCCGGCCGCGATCGCGTTCCACGAGGTGATCCCGGAGGCGCTGGCCGCGTGGTACGACTACGTCATCGTCACCCAAGCCAATGATGTCATTCTTGATGAAGCGCGCTTGTCGGTGCCGATCGCCATCGTGGACATCGGCGGGCGCACCACCGACTACGTGGTCGTGAAGGACCAGGGCGTCGTTCACGCATCGTCGGGTTCCTTACAGGGCGGCATGTTGGACGTGAAACAGCAGGTGGCCAACGGCATCCAGGAACGCTTCGACCTCGAGAACGTGGGCGAGCAGCTGGTGTCATCGGCCGTCGAACGCGGCGTCGTACGTTTGCACGGCAAGGATCACGATGTCGCGGCACTGGTGGACGCCGCCAAGCGGGAGCTGGTGGAACGGCTCTATGCCGAGAGCCGTCGCCAACTCGGGCTGGGCGTGGAACTGGACCGGATAGTGTTCGTCGGCGGTGGCACCGTTGCCTTGGTGGAACATATCGCCGATTGGTTTCCCAACCAGGCCATCGCCGAACACCCGGCCTTCGCCAACGCGCGCGGGATGTTGAAGTATCTGCAATACGTCTGTGAAGAGTCGGACGTTGCCTGA